The Verrucomicrobiota bacterium genome has a segment encoding these proteins:
- a CDS encoding NAD(P)/FAD-dependent oxidoreductase has protein sequence MDAESHKRFLSELEREPWQKPAASLPSEGWDVLVVGAGPAGSTAAIHLAAHGHRVLLIDEKRFPREKVCGGALTANALRCLDRIGLANTVRGLGCELGELSLISRSGVEVRLDGGFVTVERCVLDALLARRAVASGAVFARGRIESVRIESDGSVTYTTSPPGAPLRARVGILATGAHVRLARDLGLVTHSRPSGLAMRCIVQSSRHFERHVICCDASVLRPTKRSRVPGFAWIFPLGNDLYSIGCGRLRNGGTAAGATLRECFDHFVERFGPARELVENGAFVSPPRSGALRSGLRGTHPVGDGRLLLIGETIGSTLPFTGAGIGTAMETAEIAAAVVSSALEAEEMSLLRTYPVRLERRLRIRYAGYRCFEALFANGAFNDVAVRLARASRIARRLLMDLVMAGRTERCRRSRRLTAC, from the coding sequence ATGGACGCGGAATCCCACAAGAGATTTCTGAGCGAGCTCGAGCGCGAGCCGTGGCAGAAGCCAGCCGCGTCGTTGCCGTCCGAAGGTTGGGACGTGCTCGTCGTCGGCGCCGGGCCGGCAGGCTCGACGGCGGCCATTCACCTCGCCGCGCACGGCCACCGCGTCCTGCTCATTGATGAAAAGCGTTTCCCGCGCGAGAAGGTGTGCGGGGGCGCGCTGACAGCCAACGCGCTCCGGTGCCTCGATCGGATCGGGCTGGCCAACACCGTGCGCGGGCTCGGCTGCGAGCTCGGTGAGCTGTCGCTGATCAGCCGCTCAGGCGTCGAGGTCAGGCTCGACGGCGGCTTTGTGACCGTCGAGCGCTGCGTGCTCGATGCGCTCCTTGCACGCCGTGCTGTGGCGTCGGGCGCCGTGTTTGCACGGGGGCGGATCGAAAGCGTCCGCATCGAGTCAGACGGCTCAGTTACGTACACAACCTCGCCGCCGGGCGCGCCGCTGCGGGCGCGCGTCGGCATCCTCGCCACGGGCGCGCACGTGCGCCTGGCGCGCGACCTCGGCTTGGTGACCCACAGTAGACCAAGCGGCCTGGCCATGCGCTGCATCGTGCAGTCGTCGCGGCACTTCGAGCGTCACGTGATCTGTTGCGACGCGTCGGTCCTGCGCCCAACAAAGCGATCGCGCGTGCCAGGATTCGCCTGGATTTTTCCGCTCGGTAACGATCTGTACAGCATCGGATGCGGCCGCCTTCGCAACGGAGGCACGGCTGCCGGAGCGACGCTGCGTGAGTGCTTCGACCACTTCGTCGAGCGTTTCGGCCCGGCACGCGAGCTCGTCGAGAACGGCGCTTTCGTGTCGCCCCCGCGGTCGGGCGCCCTTCGCTCGGGCCTGAGGGGCACGCACCCGGTCGGGGATGGCCGCCTGCTCCTCATCGGCGAGACGATCGGCTCGACACTGCCGTTCACGGGCGCGGGCATCGGCACAGCGATGGAGACAGCCGAGATCGCGGCGGCCGTGGTCAGCAGCGCGCTCGAGGCTGAGGAGATGAGCCTGTTGAGGACGTACCCGGTGCGCCTCGAACGACGCCTCCGCATTCGTTACGCAGGATACCGCTGTTTCGAGGCGCTGTTCGCGAATGGTGCGTTCAACGACGTTGCCGTGAGACTGGCTCGCGCATCTCGCATCGCGCGCCGGCTCCTCATGGATCTTGTTATGGCAGGACGCACTGAGCGTTGCCGGCGCTCGCGGCGCCTTACGGCATGCTGA